From Methanolobus chelungpuianus, a single genomic window includes:
- a CDS encoding carboxymuconolactone decarboxylase family protein produces MDIEKIKKILDQEPEDAVADMLEDVEERYGEIPYIINFMKDMPGLFISRMIYENSVMRQMDFIDPKTVELISIAVASALRCEYCLKTHLRVAKRLGITKEEMFSAMLISATISSAAVLAEGTRSLDSQVTNPKNESSGRGSNCSICSIVSQLPEEE; encoded by the coding sequence ATGGACATCGAAAAGATAAAAAAGATCCTGGACCAGGAGCCGGAAGATGCTGTCGCTGATATGCTTGAGGATGTGGAAGAGCGCTATGGTGAGATTCCCTATATCATAAACTTCATGAAGGATATGCCTGGCCTGTTCATCTCAAGAATGATATATGAGAACAGTGTCATGAGGCAGATGGATTTCATTGATCCAAAAACGGTTGAGCTGATAAGCATTGCAGTAGCCTCTGCACTCAGATGCGAGTATTGCCTCAAGACCCATCTGAGGGTTGCCAAACGTCTCGGAATCACAAAGGAGGAGATGTTCAGTGCTATGCTGATATCAGCTACCATTTCCAGCGCAGCGGTGCTTGCTGAGGGGACCCGTTCCCTGGACTCTCAGGTCACCAACCCCAAAAACGAAAGTTCCGGAAGGGGAAGTAATTGTTCTATCTGCAGTATTGTTTCCCAGCTTCCTGAAGAGGAATAA
- a CDS encoding presenilin family intramembrane aspartyl protease PSH, translating to MSLEKNSVKEYAPMLAMAGIIIVVQMIALLLAAPMAANDMRAFEDPDSAANSIYYIILVLAFTFVLLVAIKRNMKWVIQLTILLAVGSTMYYVFYALLSIADISPLTNNIISIAVAAGLTILLYRFPEWYVINTIGLIIGAGASAIFGISLSILPVAILLALLAIYDAIAVYKTKHMIDLAEGVMDLRLPILFVIPRHMKYSFIEDSFKKEEGKKREAFFMGLGDAIMPTILVVSANVFLVQKYGAELLAGFITIPAITAMAGTIIGFIALSVLVMKGKPQAGLPFLNGGVILGYLAGVLIAGTPLY from the coding sequence TTGAGCTTAGAAAAAAACAGCGTTAAGGAATACGCACCAATGCTTGCAATGGCAGGCATTATAATAGTAGTGCAGATGATCGCCTTGCTGCTTGCAGCACCAATGGCAGCCAATGACATGAGGGCTTTCGAGGACCCGGACTCTGCCGCTAACAGCATATACTATATCATACTCGTGCTTGCATTCACCTTCGTCCTGCTGGTGGCTATCAAAAGGAACATGAAATGGGTCATCCAGCTGACAATATTACTGGCCGTGGGTTCCACGATGTATTATGTGTTCTATGCCCTGCTATCCATTGCGGACATATCCCCGCTGACAAACAACATAATCTCCATTGCTGTCGCAGCCGGGCTCACGATCCTCCTTTACAGGTTCCCTGAATGGTATGTGATCAATACCATCGGCCTCATAATAGGTGCCGGGGCCAGTGCCATCTTCGGGATATCACTCTCCATCCTGCCTGTGGCAATACTGTTGGCACTTCTTGCAATATACGATGCGATCGCAGTTTACAAGACAAAGCACATGATAGACCTTGCAGAAGGCGTGATGGACCTGCGCCTCCCGATATTATTCGTGATTCCCAGGCATATGAAATACTCTTTCATTGAGGATTCTTTCAAGAAAGAAGAAGGAAAGAAGAGGGAAGCTTTCTTCATGGGCCTGGGTGATGCCATAATGCCGACAATACTGGTAGTGTCTGCAAACGTCTTCCTGGTGCAGAAATACGGGGCGGAGCTCCTGGCCGGGTTCATAACGATCCCTGCAATTACAGCAATGGCCGGGACCATAATAGGATTTATTGCACTGAGCGTACTGGTGATGAAAGGGAAACCACAGGCGGGACTGCCTTTTCTCAATGGAGGAGTTATCCTTGGGTACCTTGCAGGTGTCCTGATAGCCGGAACCCCCCTCTATTGA
- the fen gene encoding flap endonuclease-1: MGVDLGDLLKKKPVELSDLSSKVIAIDAYNTLYQFLSIIRQRDGTPLKDSKGNVTSHLSGLLYRMSSLMEAGIKPVFVFDGKPPEMKSSTIEKRVEARENAKIKWTQAQEAGLAEEAYKYAQASSRVDATIVEDSRKLLDAMGIPFVDAPSEGEAQAAYMVSRGDADYTGSQDYDSLLFGAPRVVRNLTVSGKRKVPRKNLYVDVKPEIMQLEETLNGLGISREQLIDIALCVGTDYNPGLANIGPKKALKLVKEHGGIKEVLARTGNEIPGLADIKEFFMNPPVTKDYALRWKKPKTDSVLQLLCDEHDFSRERVTKALEKLEASSGAGQRTLDSWF, from the coding sequence ATGGGTGTTGATCTAGGGGACCTCCTGAAAAAGAAACCCGTAGAACTATCGGATCTTTCGTCGAAGGTCATCGCCATAGATGCCTATAACACGCTTTATCAGTTTCTCAGTATTATACGCCAGAGGGATGGTACTCCCTTAAAGGATTCAAAGGGGAATGTCACCTCCCATCTCTCAGGCCTGCTTTACAGGATGTCGAGCCTCATGGAGGCAGGCATAAAACCTGTCTTTGTATTTGACGGAAAGCCCCCTGAGATGAAATCCTCCACCATAGAGAAGCGTGTGGAGGCCCGTGAGAATGCAAAGATCAAATGGACCCAGGCACAGGAGGCCGGGCTCGCAGAGGAAGCCTACAAATATGCTCAGGCATCTTCCCGCGTGGATGCGACAATCGTCGAAGACTCCAGGAAACTGCTGGATGCGATGGGTATACCCTTTGTGGATGCACCCTCTGAAGGTGAGGCCCAGGCTGCCTACATGGTGAGCAGGGGGGATGCGGATTACACCGGTTCCCAGGATTATGATTCCCTGCTATTCGGTGCTCCCCGTGTGGTCAGGAACCTTACGGTATCAGGAAAAAGGAAAGTGCCCAGGAAGAATCTCTATGTGGATGTGAAACCGGAAATAATGCAGCTGGAGGAAACCCTTAACGGGCTGGGCATAAGCCGCGAGCAGCTGATAGATATTGCCCTCTGCGTGGGTACGGATTATAATCCGGGTCTTGCAAACATAGGTCCCAAGAAAGCCCTCAAGCTTGTTAAGGAGCATGGCGGCATAAAGGAAGTCCTTGCAAGGACCGGCAACGAGATCCCCGGGCTGGCTGACATAAAGGAATTCTTCATGAACCCGCCTGTTACGAAGGATTACGCACTCAGGTGGAAGAAACCAAAAACGGACTCGGTCCTGCAGCTGCTTTGCGACGAGCACGATTTTTCCCGCGAGAGGGTCACCAAGGCCTTGGAAAAGCTGGAAGCGTCTTCCGGTGCAGGCCAGAGGACACTTGACAGCTGGTTCTAA
- the gpmI gene encoding 2,3-bisphosphoglycerate-independent phosphoglycerate mutase, protein MLNIRKPLMLMILDGWGYTQETIGNAVLAARTPVLDGLTDKYPWCLLEAAGEPVGLPRGQMGNSEVGHLNIGAGRIIYQDFTRINKSIEDKDFFRNPVLLQAMDNVKRNKSSLHVMGLFSYGGVHSHMEHLRALTEMAKKEGLENIYIHAFLDGRDVPPRAALEDMKGHEEFCRSIGFGKVATVMGRYYSMDRDKRWQRTQLAYDALTQGEGLIARDPVSAIELAYERGENDEFVKPTVITDEQGIPLATIRDGDSLVFYNFRPDRARQLTYSFVNRDFDGFERRASPEVFFVCMTEYDETLEVPIAFPPENIENTLGEVLSRESLKQLRIAETEKYAHVTFFFNGGVEKQNEGEERCLVPSPRIATYDLKPEMSAYEVTDELIKRIRSGKYDVIILNFANMDMVGHSGTMDVTVKAVEAVDECVGRITDTLVSVGGAAFITADHGNAEKMIDYATGEPHTAHTSNPVRCILVNGGEGITLKPGKLADIAPAMLELLGIGKPEEMTGTSLLVRNG, encoded by the coding sequence ATGCTCAATATCAGAAAACCCCTTATGCTCATGATACTTGACGGATGGGGTTACACACAGGAAACAATAGGAAATGCAGTGCTTGCCGCCAGGACACCGGTGCTTGACGGCCTTACGGACAAATACCCATGGTGCCTCCTGGAGGCTGCGGGGGAGCCGGTGGGCCTCCCGAGAGGACAGATGGGAAACTCAGAGGTCGGGCACCTTAACATCGGTGCAGGAAGGATAATCTACCAGGACTTTACCAGGATCAATAAGTCTATCGAGGATAAGGACTTTTTCAGGAACCCTGTGCTGCTTCAGGCCATGGATAATGTGAAAAGGAACAAGTCCTCCCTCCATGTCATGGGGCTTTTCTCATATGGGGGAGTACATAGTCACATGGAGCATCTCAGGGCCCTCACAGAGATGGCAAAAAAAGAAGGGCTTGAGAACATTTACATACATGCTTTCCTGGATGGCAGGGATGTTCCTCCGAGGGCTGCCCTTGAGGACATGAAGGGACACGAGGAGTTCTGCCGCTCAATTGGGTTCGGAAAGGTTGCCACGGTCATGGGCAGGTATTATTCAATGGATCGCGACAAACGCTGGCAGCGCACGCAACTTGCATATGACGCCCTCACCCAGGGAGAAGGACTTATCGCAAGGGATCCGGTATCCGCCATCGAGCTGGCCTATGAGAGAGGGGAGAACGATGAGTTCGTGAAGCCTACTGTGATAACTGATGAACAGGGGATACCGCTGGCAACCATCAGGGACGGGGACTCACTTGTGTTCTACAACTTCAGACCGGACAGGGCCCGCCAGCTGACATATTCATTTGTGAACAGGGATTTCGACGGTTTTGAAAGAAGGGCGTCCCCTGAAGTGTTCTTTGTATGTATGACAGAGTACGACGAGACACTTGAAGTGCCTATTGCCTTCCCGCCCGAGAATATTGAGAACACCCTGGGAGAAGTGCTGAGCAGGGAAAGTCTCAAGCAGCTCCGTATTGCCGAGACAGAGAAATACGCCCATGTAACTTTCTTCTTCAACGGAGGCGTGGAGAAACAGAACGAAGGTGAGGAGAGATGCCTTGTGCCCTCCCCCCGGATCGCGACCTACGACCTCAAGCCTGAGATGAGTGCCTATGAGGTCACCGACGAACTGATAAAGAGGATAAGGTCCGGGAAGTATGATGTCATTATCCTCAATTTCGCCAACATGGACATGGTGGGACATTCCGGTACCATGGATGTCACTGTAAAGGCGGTTGAGGCTGTTGATGAGTGCGTGGGCAGGATTACCGACACGCTGGTAAGCGTGGGAGGAGCGGCCTTTATTACAGCGGACCACGGCAATGCAGAAAAGATGATAGACTATGCCACAGGAGAGCCTCATACTGCACATACGTCCAATCCTGTTAGGTGCATCCTTGTAAACGGTGGTGAAGGCATTACACTCAAACCCGGAAAGCTCGCGGATATTGCACCTGCCATGCTGGAACTCCTTGGCATCGGCAAGCCGGAGGAGATGACAGGGACTTCCCTGCTTGTCAGGAACGGCTGA
- the msrB gene encoding peptide-methionine (R)-S-oxide reductase MsrB, which translates to MAEKIEKSEEEWKKVLSRDQYLVLRQKGTEPAFTGKYYNLKEKGTYLCAACKQELFSSDDKYESGTGWPSFTRPIAEDRVIRQEDNSHFMKRVEVLCSRCGSHLGHVFDDGPAPTGERFCMNSISLDFRKAE; encoded by the coding sequence ATGGCAGAGAAGATTGAAAAGTCTGAAGAGGAATGGAAAAAGGTATTATCCAGGGACCAGTATCTTGTATTGAGGCAAAAAGGCACTGAGCCGGCCTTCACAGGCAAGTACTACAATCTCAAGGAAAAAGGCACCTATCTGTGCGCCGCATGCAAACAGGAGCTCTTCAGCTCTGATGATAAGTATGAATCAGGCACAGGCTGGCCAAGTTTCACCAGGCCCATTGCTGAGGACAGGGTTATCAGGCAGGAAGACAACAGCCATTTCATGAAAAGGGTCGAGGTCCTGTGCAGCAGGTGCGGCAGCCATCTGGGTCACGTATTCGATGACGGTCCCGCGCCCACAGGTGAGAGGTTCTGTATGAATTCCATATCCCTTGACTTCAGGAAAGCAGAGTGA
- a CDS encoding cupredoxin domain-containing protein, whose amino-acid sequence MFIFLIALVIVSGCTEEQAESDDTTEQPIAPAVEENAEEESASAVATQEYGVRLDYTYFSPAELEINRGDTITWRNNNKQKIYTLVSNEGLFENQVMKYGNVYHYTFENRGTYNFSEAETPEMTMTVNVR is encoded by the coding sequence TTGTTTATTTTCTTAATAGCACTCGTAATAGTTTCCGGGTGTACGGAAGAACAGGCAGAATCAGATGACACAACGGAACAACCCATAGCACCGGCAGTCGAAGAGAATGCTGAAGAAGAATCAGCATCTGCCGTTGCGACCCAGGAATATGGAGTAAGGCTGGACTATACTTATTTCTCACCTGCTGAACTGGAGATAAACAGAGGAGATACAATCACCTGGAGAAACAATAACAAACAAAAGATATACACCCTTGTCAGCAATGAGGGGCTCTTTGAGAACCAGGTTATGAAGTATGGAAATGTGTATCACTATACATTTGAAAACAGAGGAACATATAACTTCAGTGAGGCGGAGACTCCTGAAATGACCATGACCGTAAACGTCAGGTGA
- a CDS encoding DUF1294 domain-containing protein has translation MNISTIVLLYLVAVNLIAFHLMGTDKKKAKTRDSRIPEKTLFLWAIIGGSIGSIAGMQHFRHKTRHTSFKIGMPLILVLQVYFFGRYILGLFV, from the coding sequence ATGAATATCTCCACGATAGTTCTTCTTTACCTTGTGGCTGTGAACCTGATCGCCTTTCATCTGATGGGCACGGATAAGAAAAAAGCTAAAACCCGCGATAGCAGGATACCCGAGAAGACCCTTTTCCTCTGGGCCATTATTGGCGGAAGTATAGGTTCTATTGCAGGAATGCAGCACTTCCGCCATAAGACCCGCCATACGTCCTTTAAGATAGGGATGCCCCTCATCCTTGTATTGCAGGTCTACTTCTTCGGGAGATATATCCTGGGCCTGTTCGTCTGA
- a CDS encoding carboxymuconolactone decarboxylase family protein, with product MTEEIEVNEVKGFQPRSVRYAGQMDEAFGEGLAGFYSAVWADREGGLSKKDKHLLVFAIACSSLKTESAVKILQRLKKFGATAEEIKDAMMIAAWTGGIQNFTDVSPQVLKEMERLGF from the coding sequence ATGACAGAAGAGATAGAGGTAAATGAAGTAAAGGGCTTCCAGCCAAGGTCGGTCCGCTATGCAGGACAGATGGATGAAGCCTTTGGGGAAGGGCTTGCAGGTTTCTACAGTGCGGTCTGGGCAGACCGGGAAGGAGGGCTTTCAAAGAAGGATAAGCACCTCCTGGTGTTTGCAATCGCCTGCTCCAGCCTTAAGACAGAGAGCGCGGTCAAGATACTCCAGAGGCTCAAGAAATTCGGGGCAACTGCCGAGGAGATCAAGGACGCGATGATGATAGCAGCATGGACCGGCGGCATCCAGAATTTCACGGATGTCTCACCGCAGGTGCTCAAAGAAATGGAAAGGCTGGGCTTTTGA
- a CDS encoding DUF2115 domain-containing protein gives MESEQLLSALKKEARQITDQDICLARAAIFDSVKDLPEKYRRAYSSDYFSHLYQAFQELRICRYPDKSEPIDDEEYRSLLVRICHQTDDGNSKHKAFHRFASVVIPYLVFIAKRTIHPVGMIFPGGLMIVSHEGEYYCPVKNKQSDVDVAVCDLCRCRDSEELDP, from the coding sequence ATGGAATCCGAACAACTCCTCAGCGCCCTGAAGAAGGAAGCGCGGCAGATCACGGACCAGGACATCTGCCTTGCAAGGGCAGCAATCTTTGACAGCGTGAAGGACCTGCCTGAAAAGTACAGAAGAGCTTATTCTTCCGATTATTTCTCTCATCTCTACCAAGCCTTCCAGGAGCTCAGGATATGCAGATATCCCGATAAAAGCGAGCCGATCGATGATGAGGAATACAGGAGCCTGCTAGTGAGAATATGCCATCAGACCGATGATGGGAACAGCAAGCATAAAGCATTTCATCGCTTTGCATCTGTGGTCATCCCCTATCTTGTGTTCATTGCAAAAAGGACTATCCATCCTGTCGGGATGATCTTTCCCGGCGGGCTTATGATAGTTTCTCATGAAGGTGAGTACTACTGTCCTGTCAAGAACAAGCAATCAGATGTTGATGTGGCAGTATGCGATCTTTGCAGGTGCAGGGACAGCGAAGAACTGGATCCCTGA
- a CDS encoding radical SAM protein, producing the protein MPEPLFLKQYLKIANNGLPSRAGLLKRIPVVFNEDSGEEELWKIHDEHMGKYRKCKRRIYCFNEEISQAKAEKSLLDLKIRIAERVIGNCHLCRRRCGVDRNRGEKGFCRLTDTSRYAAEFLHMGEEPELVPSHTIFFTGCVFSCVCCQNWDISMHPERGREIGPVELARKIDQMRFKGARNLNLVTPTPHLNNMLKIIREISVNTPVVWNSNMYHSPEAGKLLEGVVDVFLADLKYGNNECALKYSKAGRYMETVASNLKFASSDAEILIRHLVLPGHLDCCTRKVVDWTSRNIPETRFNLMFQYRPEYLACRYPGIDRCLSRQETEKAIAMVKEAGLKDVLL; encoded by the coding sequence ATGCCTGAACCTTTGTTCCTGAAACAGTACCTGAAGATCGCAAACAATGGATTGCCTTCAAGAGCCGGGCTCTTGAAAAGGATACCTGTTGTCTTTAATGAGGATTCCGGTGAAGAAGAGCTCTGGAAAATCCATGACGAACACATGGGTAAATACAGGAAGTGTAAAAGACGGATATACTGCTTCAATGAAGAGATCAGCCAGGCAAAAGCAGAGAAGAGTCTTCTTGACCTGAAGATAAGGATCGCGGAAAGAGTTATCGGGAATTGCCACCTGTGCCGGCGCAGGTGTGGTGTGGACAGGAACAGAGGAGAGAAGGGGTTTTGCAGGCTGACGGACACTTCCAGGTACGCTGCCGAGTTCCTGCACATGGGAGAGGAGCCGGAGCTTGTGCCATCACATACGATATTCTTTACCGGGTGTGTGTTTTCCTGCGTCTGCTGCCAGAACTGGGACATATCCATGCATCCTGAGCGCGGAAGAGAGATAGGTCCTGTCGAGCTTGCCCGCAAAATCGATCAAATGCGGTTTAAGGGAGCCAGGAACCTGAACCTGGTGACACCTACTCCACACCTCAACAATATGCTCAAGATCATAAGGGAAATTTCCGTAAATACGCCTGTAGTATGGAATTCCAATATGTACCACTCTCCTGAGGCCGGAAAGCTGCTTGAGGGCGTGGTGGATGTGTTCCTTGCCGATCTCAAGTACGGGAACAACGAGTGCGCACTGAAGTATTCAAAAGCCGGGAGATACATGGAAACCGTCGCATCCAACCTGAAATTTGCAAGCAGTGATGCGGAAATACTGATTCGCCACCTGGTGCTCCCCGGACATCTGGACTGCTGTACCCGAAAGGTAGTTGACTGGACTTCCCGGAACATACCGGAAACCCGCTTCAACCTTATGTTCCAGTACAGGCCGGAGTATCTTGCCTGCAGGTATCCTGGGATTGACAGGTGCCTGAGCCGGCAGGAGACGGAAAAAGCCATAGCAATGGTAAAAGAGGCAGGACTGAAGGATGTGCTGCTTTGA
- a CDS encoding SRPBCC family protein: MHKLHFSIGINTSREKVWNTMLGRDTYRLWTDVFGPGSHYVGDWSKGSKMLFLGPEETGAMSGMVSRIKENRPYEYISIEHIGIVQDGKEDTTSESVKGWAGALENYTFKEVGSTTEVLVDVDTAEGEYEQMFQATWPEALQKLKQLAENA, encoded by the coding sequence ATGCACAAACTTCATTTTTCAATCGGTATCAACACGTCGAGAGAGAAGGTATGGAACACTATGCTCGGCAGGGATACCTATCGGCTGTGGACAGATGTATTTGGACCCGGTTCCCACTATGTAGGCGACTGGAGCAAAGGAAGCAAGATGCTCTTCCTTGGACCTGAAGAAACAGGTGCTATGTCCGGCATGGTGAGCCGTATAAAAGAGAACCGGCCCTACGAGTATATTTCTATAGAGCACATAGGCATCGTTCAAGACGGAAAAGAAGACACTACAAGCGAATCAGTAAAGGGATGGGCCGGTGCACTTGAGAACTATACATTTAAGGAAGTGGGCAGCACAACAGAAGTGCTGGTAGATGTGGACACAGCAGAAGGAGAATACGAGCAGATGTTCCAGGCTACCTGGCCTGAAGCACTGCAAAAGTTAAAACAGCTTGCAGAGAATGCATGA
- a CDS encoding OBG GTPase family GTP-binding protein gives MSINEEIIAVEEEIRKTPYNKATSFHIGRLKAKLARLRDEVTKKASSKSGGEGYSVRKSGDATVTLVGFPSVGKSTLLNKLTGAHSEVGAYEFTTLDVIPGVLEYKNATIQILDVPGLVKGAASGRGRGKEVIAVVRNCDLVLFLLDVFQPQHYQVLTQELYDAGIRLNQKHPDVVIKKQDRGGVTISSTIELDMPDELIKTILGEYKIHNAHVLIRENINMDQLIDVIMGNRVYVPAVVVANKVDMADEYTLGKCREEFPDATYISADKEKNLAEVRDVIYDALDFIRIYLKPQGGPADMEEPLIVRKGITVGDICDRLHRDFRRKFRYALVWGTSAKHPGQRAGLDHVMHDKDLLTLIIAK, from the coding sequence ATGAGCATAAATGAAGAAATAATAGCAGTAGAGGAAGAAATAAGAAAAACGCCATACAATAAGGCTACTTCCTTCCACATAGGCAGGCTTAAGGCCAAACTTGCCAGGCTGCGGGACGAGGTTACGAAAAAAGCCTCCAGCAAGTCAGGCGGAGAAGGCTATTCTGTAAGGAAATCAGGCGACGCCACGGTTACCCTGGTAGGTTTCCCTTCAGTCGGCAAATCCACCCTGCTGAACAAGCTCACCGGTGCACATTCGGAGGTGGGCGCCTATGAGTTCACCACGCTTGATGTTATCCCAGGGGTTCTGGAGTACAAGAATGCGACCATCCAGATACTGGACGTGCCGGGACTTGTAAAGGGTGCGGCAAGCGGGCGCGGACGCGGCAAGGAAGTCATCGCGGTGGTGAGGAACTGCGACCTTGTGCTGTTCCTGCTGGACGTGTTCCAGCCCCAGCACTATCAGGTACTCACCCAGGAGCTATACGATGCAGGAATACGCCTGAACCAGAAGCATCCCGACGTGGTCATCAAGAAACAGGACCGCGGAGGTGTCACTATCAGCAGTACCATCGAGCTTGATATGCCCGACGAACTTATCAAGACTATCCTGGGCGAGTACAAGATCCACAATGCCCACGTGCTCATCAGGGAGAATATCAACATGGACCAGCTCATTGACGTGATCATGGGCAACAGGGTCTATGTGCCGGCAGTCGTTGTAGCAAATAAGGTAGACATGGCGGATGAGTACACGCTGGGCAAGTGCAGGGAGGAGTTTCCCGATGCGACCTACATCTCAGCGGACAAGGAAAAGAACCTGGCGGAGGTCAGGGATGTCATTTACGATGCCCTGGATTTCATAAGGATATACCTCAAGCCCCAGGGAGGCCCTGCCGACATGGAGGAGCCGCTCATTGTCCGCAAAGGTATCACAGTCGGCGACATATGTGACCGCCTGCACCGTGATTTCAGAAGAAAGTTCAGGTACGCCCTTGTCTGGGGCACTTCGGCCAAGCACCCCGGACAGAGAGCAGGCCTTGACCATGTCATGCACGACAAGGATCTTTTGACCCTCATCATCGCAAAATGA
- a CDS encoding molybdopterin biosynthesis protein produces MERKEFRELTPVDEARRLVNHIKVAPGTEYVCIGNATGRILAEDVLSGVDVPGFNRSVKDGYALRARDTYRATEPEPVTLRVTASIPAGCAGKFFVGDGEAIEISTGAPIPEGSDAVIMVEQTKQVGDDVLIYQPVHIAENIMRAGSDIMKGERVLRRNTRIGSREVGVLASIGIMEVPVKRLLVGIISTGDELVEPGKELLSGKIFDANSYAIASNIEECGAVPRMYGIVPDDEKQMEEALERAINECDIVLTSGSTSAGIGDIMYRIIEEKGETLAHGISIKPGKPVVIGMINGVPTIGLPGNPTSALSIFNEFVAPILYNSLEVAPSFKTKVQAVMGTGIRSGGREELFPVGVVRGRAYPADKTSGAITTLADADGIIEIRAHTEYIEAGSPVEVTMFGNARSPDIMFVGGQCLGVDLLEDVTGKIIRTLNMGSSAGFTAIAGGTTDIAGVNMPDAEGEYNSHVIRKMGLTDVVLVKGYKRELGLIFRPETKVGGIDDLPGLRLINRNRGSGTRAILDMELGRLAEQKGISRAELTKTIEGYNSGSKTHRSVCESIKDGRADVGFGLRAAAEEAGLAFFPVTEDEFDLVVRREVLDAPEIEVLLRTLVSEEFSERLPAGLRTYGRTGEMILSF; encoded by the coding sequence ATGGAACGCAAGGAATTCAGAGAGCTCACCCCTGTGGACGAGGCAAGGAGACTGGTCAACCATATTAAAGTGGCACCAGGCACCGAATATGTATGCATTGGCAATGCCACGGGGCGCATCCTGGCAGAGGATGTGCTCTCCGGTGTTGATGTTCCCGGATTCAACCGTTCCGTTAAGGATGGTTATGCCCTGCGTGCCAGAGACACTTACAGGGCCACCGAGCCCGAGCCTGTGACATTAAGGGTGACTGCATCCATTCCGGCAGGCTGCGCAGGGAAATTCTTTGTTGGTGATGGTGAGGCCATAGAGATCTCCACCGGCGCGCCTATTCCTGAAGGCTCTGATGCGGTCATAATGGTGGAGCAGACCAAGCAGGTCGGTGATGATGTGCTTATCTACCAGCCTGTGCACATCGCCGAGAACATCATGAGGGCAGGCAGTGACATAATGAAAGGGGAGCGCGTGCTCAGGAGGAATACGCGCATAGGATCGCGGGAAGTAGGTGTGCTGGCATCCATTGGAATAATGGAAGTGCCTGTAAAGAGGCTGCTCGTAGGGATCATTTCTACAGGTGACGAGCTCGTCGAACCGGGGAAGGAACTGCTGTCCGGGAAGATATTTGACGCTAATTCATATGCTATTGCCTCAAATATAGAGGAATGCGGCGCGGTCCCCAGGATGTACGGCATCGTCCCTGATGATGAGAAACAGATGGAAGAGGCCCTTGAGAGGGCCATAAATGAGTGCGATATCGTTCTCACTTCTGGCAGCACTTCGGCCGGCATCGGTGACATCATGTACCGGATCATTGAGGAAAAAGGAGAGACACTCGCCCACGGGATATCCATCAAGCCGGGCAAGCCTGTAGTCATCGGGATGATAAACGGAGTGCCCACTATCGGCCTGCCGGGAAATCCAACCTCGGCGCTGAGCATATTCAACGAGTTCGTAGCACCCATATTATACAATTCACTGGAAGTCGCACCTTCCTTTAAGACAAAGGTGCAGGCGGTCATGGGCACAGGCATTCGCTCAGGCGGCCGTGAGGAATTGTTCCCAGTGGGAGTGGTGCGCGGCAGGGCATACCCCGCAGATAAGACCTCGGGCGCTATTACAACCCTTGCAGATGCGGACGGCATTATTGAGATCAGGGCGCATACGGAGTATATAGAGGCAGGCAGTCCCGTGGAGGTTACCATGTTCGGGAATGCAAGAAGCCCGGACATAATGTTCGTAGGAGGGCAGTGTCTTGGTGTTGACCTGCTGGAGGATGTGACAGGAAAGATTATCAGGACACTCAACATGGGTTCCAGTGCAGGATTCACTGCCATAGCCGGGGGAACCACCGACATTGCAGGGGTCAATATGCCTGATGCTGAAGGGGAATACAACTCACATGTCATCAGGAAGATGGGGCTTACTGATGTCGTGCTTGTCAAAGGGTACAAACGCGAACTGGGACTCATCTTCCGCCCGGAGACAAAGGTAGGGGGAATTGATGACCTTCCGGGCCTGCGCCTGATAAACAGGAACCGCGGTTCGGGAACAAGGGCCATACTGGATATGGAACTGGGCAGGCTGGCTGAGCAGAAGGGCATTTCAAGAGCTGAACTTACAAAGACTATTGAAGGCTACAACTCCGGATCAAAGACACATCGCTCGGTCTGTGAGAGCATAAAGGATGGAAGAGCAGATGTAGGATTCGGCCTGAGAGCTGCTGCGGAGGAGGCAGGTCTTGCGTTCTTTCCTGTGACCGAGGATGAGTTCGATCTTGTGGTACGCAGAGAGGTGCTGGATGCACCGGAGATAGAGGTGCTTCTGAGGACTTTGGTCTCAGAGGAATTCTCAGAAAGACTCCCGGCAGGGCTGCGCACCTACGGGAGAACGGGCGAAATGATATTGTCTTTCTGA